A stretch of Aedes aegypti strain LVP_AGWG chromosome 2, AaegL5.0 Primary Assembly, whole genome shotgun sequence DNA encodes these proteins:
- the LOC5577143 gene encoding arrestin homolog encodes MVVAVKVFKKSAPNGKLTVYLGKRDFIDHVDYCEPVDGVVVIDQEYLRGRKVFGQLITVYRYGREEDEVMGVKFSKELVLCKEQVYPMVNSKMEMTPMQERLVKKLGANAYPFTFHFPNMAPSSVTLQAGEDDQGKPLGVEYSIKIFVGEEDEEKVHKRSTVGLMIKKLQHAPNTRGRRLPSSLVSKGFTFSQGKINLEVTLDREIYYHGEKISANIVVTNNSRKTVKSIKCFVVQHCEVTMVNAQFSKHIASLETREGCPITPGASFTKSFFLVPLASSNKDRRGIALDGHLRDEDVNLASSTMISEGKSHSDAMGIIISYSLRVKLNCGTLGGELQTDVPFKLLTPAPGTVERERVNALKKMKSIERHRYENSHYADDDDNIVFEDFARLRMNEPE; translated from the exons ATGGTTGTCGCTgtgaaagtttttaaaaaatccgCACCAAATGGCAAGCTAACCGTCTATCTGGGAAAGCGTGATTTCATCGACCATGTAGACTACTGCGAACCCGTCGATGGCGTGGTCGTCATCGACCAGGAATACCTAAGGGGACGCAAGGTCTTTGGACAG CTCATCACCGTGTACCGTTATGGTCGGGAAGAGGATGAGGTTATGGGGGTCAAGTTCTCCAAGGAGTTGGTCCTGTGCAAAGAGCAGGTCTACCCCATGGTGAACTCCAAGATGGAGATGACCCCCATGCAGGAGCGACTGGTCAAGAAGCTGGGCGCTAACGCTTATCCATTCACGTTCCACTTCCCGAACATGGCCCCAAGCTCGGTTACGCTGCAGGCCGGTGAAGACGATCAGGGTAAGCCACTTGGTGTGGAGTACTCGATCAAGATCTTCGTCGGCGAGGAAGATGAAGAAAAGGTTCACAAGCGCAGCACTGTTGGATTGATGATCAAGAAACTGCAGCACGCCCCGAATACCCGTGGACGCCGTCTGCCCTCATCATTGGTCAGCAAGGGCTTCACCTTCTCGCAGGGTAAGATCAACCTGGAGGTCACTCTCGATCGGGAGATCTACTATCACGGCGAGAAGATTTCTGCCAACATTGTTGTGACGAACAACTCACGCAAGACCGTGAAGAGCATCAAGTGCTTCGTAGTGCAGCACTGTGAG GTCACAATGGTCAACGCCCAGTTCAGCAAGCATATCGCCTCACTGGAAACTCGCGAAGGCTGCCCGATCACACCGGGAGCAAGCTTCACCAAGTCCTTCTTCCTGGTACCGCTGGCTTCCAGCAACAAGGACCGCCGCGGAATCGCCCTTGATGGCCACCTGCGGGATGAGGACGTCAACCTGGCTTCTTCCACCATGATCAGCGAAGGCAAGAGCCACTCCGATGCCATGGGTATCATCATTTCGTACTCGCTTCGAGTTAAACTGAACTGCGGCACCCTTGGCGGAGAGCTACAGACTGACGTTCCCTTCAAACTGCTGACCCCTGCTCCCG GAACCGTTGAACGCGAACGCGTCAACGCTCTGAAGAAGATGAAGTCGATCGAACGTCACCGCTACGAGAACTCCCACTATGCTGACGATGACGACAACATTGTCTTCGAAGACTTCGCTCGGCTGCGAATGAACGAACCAGAGTAA